From one Longimicrobium sp. genomic stretch:
- a CDS encoding type II toxin-antitoxin system PemK/MazF family toxin, with amino-acid sequence MRIRRGEIRWAELDPVRGREQAGRRPVLVLSHDVFNERSGTVIAVALTSQPQRAGFPLTLELDSTALPKKSWVKISQIRTLATERIGDVLGEASPEELVQVIEGLNEVIGD; translated from the coding sequence GTGCGCATCCGTCGGGGGGAGATCCGCTGGGCCGAGCTGGATCCGGTCCGTGGACGTGAGCAGGCCGGCCGGCGCCCGGTGCTGGTTTTGAGCCATGATGTGTTCAATGAGCGCTCTGGGACAGTGATCGCGGTCGCACTCACGAGCCAACCACAGCGAGCCGGTTTCCCGCTCACGCTGGAACTCGACTCCACGGCTCTGCCGAAGAAATCATGGGTGAAAATCAGCCAGATCCGCACCCTCGCCACGGAGCGCATCGGCGATGTTCTAGGTGAGGCCTCGCCTGAAGAACTCGTACAGGTAATCGAGGGGCTGAACGAGGTTATTGGAGACTGA
- the upp gene encoding uracil phosphoribosyltransferase, which produces MTESRFPNLTVISHPLIQHKLSVLRDKETSKKKFKELVDEIAMLMAYEVTKDLPVEPVEIETPLEKTTQMALKGKKLTVVPILRAGLGMVDGVVRLMPGVRVGHIGLYRDHDTLQPVDYYFKIPAEAEARDFVLLDPMLATGGSAAAAVASLKRQGAKRVRMLCMVAAPEGVQRMLDEHPDVHIFAAALDRELNDHGYILPGLGDAGDRLFGTK; this is translated from the coding sequence GTGACCGAATCCCGGTTCCCCAACCTGACCGTCATCTCCCATCCGCTGATCCAGCACAAGCTCTCGGTGCTGCGGGACAAGGAGACCTCGAAGAAGAAGTTCAAGGAGCTGGTGGACGAGATCGCCATGCTCATGGCGTACGAGGTCACCAAGGACCTGCCGGTGGAGCCGGTGGAGATCGAGACGCCGCTGGAGAAGACCACGCAGATGGCGCTCAAGGGAAAGAAGCTGACCGTGGTGCCGATCCTGCGCGCGGGGCTGGGGATGGTGGACGGCGTGGTGCGGCTGATGCCCGGCGTGCGCGTGGGCCACATCGGCCTGTACCGCGACCACGACACGCTGCAGCCGGTGGACTACTACTTCAAGATCCCCGCCGAGGCCGAGGCGCGCGACTTCGTGCTGCTGGACCCGATGCTCGCCACCGGCGGCTCGGCGGCGGCGGCGGTGGCCTCGCTCAAGCGGCAGGGGGCCAAGCGCGTGCGGATGCTGTGCATGGTGGCCGCCCCCGAGGGCGTGCAGCGGATGCTGGACGAGCACCCCGACGTGCACATCTTCGCCGCCGCGCTCGACCGCGAGCTGAACGACCACGGCTACATCCTTCCCGGCCTGGGCGACGCGGGGGACCGGCTGTTCGGGACGAAGTAG
- a CDS encoding helix-turn-helix transcriptional regulator, producing the protein MKNRLRVLRAERSWSQADLASRLGVSRQTVNAIETEKYDPSLPLAFRISAVFGLPIEEIFHPDGGGG; encoded by the coding sequence GTGAAGAACCGGCTGCGGGTGCTGCGCGCCGAGCGGAGCTGGTCGCAGGCCGACCTGGCGTCGCGCCTGGGCGTGTCGCGCCAGACGGTCAACGCCATCGAGACGGAGAAGTACGACCCGTCGCTCCCCCTGGCCTTCCGCATCTCCGCCGTCTTCGGCCTCCCCATCGAGGAGATCTTCCACCCCGACGGCGGGGGAGGTTGA
- a CDS encoding ATP-binding cassette domain-containing protein, with protein sequence MSKRYSGHTAVDNLSLAVPPGTIYGILGPNGAGKSTTLRMVMNIILRDAGRISLLGADPEADRAVLRRVGFLPEERGLYRKMKVVDVIVFFAELKGMDRRQARRDAEEWLERMGLGEWRMAKVETLSKGMQQKVQFIATVVHRPDVLILDEPHSGLDPVNQEVLRDTILGARDEGRTVIFSTHNMEQAEQLCEHVCIIAQGRKVLDGRLRDIQRSHRGSRYLVEFDGASEAADRFMAEARFGPAERKGEAWMIDLAPGADPGFLLSSLAALDVPVARFEREQPSLHEIFVSRVGDAATPHRVPEAARV encoded by the coding sequence GTGTCCAAGCGATACTCCGGCCACACCGCGGTGGACAACCTGAGCCTGGCCGTGCCGCCCGGAACCATCTACGGCATCCTGGGGCCCAACGGCGCCGGCAAGTCCACCACGCTGCGCATGGTGATGAACATCATCCTGCGCGACGCCGGGCGCATCTCGCTCCTGGGCGCCGACCCCGAGGCCGACCGCGCGGTGCTGCGCCGCGTCGGCTTCCTCCCCGAGGAGCGCGGGCTGTACCGCAAGATGAAGGTGGTCGACGTGATCGTCTTCTTCGCCGAGCTGAAGGGGATGGACCGGCGCCAGGCCCGCCGCGACGCCGAAGAGTGGCTGGAGCGCATGGGGCTCGGCGAGTGGAGGATGGCCAAGGTGGAGACGCTCTCGAAGGGGATGCAGCAGAAGGTGCAGTTCATCGCCACCGTGGTGCACCGCCCCGACGTGCTGATCCTGGACGAGCCGCACTCCGGGCTCGACCCCGTGAACCAGGAGGTGCTGCGCGACACCATCCTGGGCGCCCGCGACGAGGGGCGCACGGTGATCTTCAGCACCCACAACATGGAGCAGGCCGAGCAGCTCTGCGAGCACGTCTGCATCATCGCGCAGGGGCGCAAGGTGCTGGACGGGCGGCTGCGCGACATCCAGCGCTCTCACCGCGGCAGCCGCTACCTGGTGGAGTTCGACGGGGCCTCCGAGGCGGCGGACCGCTTCATGGCCGAGGCGCGCTTCGGGCCGGCCGAGCGCAAGGGCGAGGCGTGGATGATCGACCTGGCGCCGGGCGCCGACCCCGGCTTCCTCCTCTCCTCGCTGGCCGCGCTGGACGTGCCCGTCGCCCGCTTCGAGCGCGAGCAGCCCTCTCTGCATGAGATCTTCGTCTCCCGCGTGGGAGACGCCGCCACCCCGCACCGCGTCCCGGAGGCCGCCCGTGTCTGA